The Prodigiosinella aquatilis region CCAGCAGTACGCACCAGACATAAGGATTGGACAGATTGACCCACATCAATACTGAAATAATGATGGAGGCCAGAATCATCACGCCCCCCATAGTCGGTGTTCCACGTTTGCTGAAATGGGACTCCGGTCCTTCGTTACGTACAACCTGACCAATCTGTAAACGTTGCAGCCAGGCAATCAGGTGCGGCCCCATCCAGAGCGAAATAATTAATGCAGTCAGCAGGCTGACAATGGCTCGAAACGTCAGATAGGAAAAGACGTTAAAGCCGGAATAGAATTTGACCAAATGCTCGGCCAGCCAGACTAACATGTTGCATTCTCCTTTAATGCGCGCACTACTTGCTCCATTGCAGCACTGCGTGAACCTTTAACCAAAATGGTAATCGTTTTATGTTCTGTAACTAAAGCCAGCAACCGGACAATCAGTGCCGGTTTGTCATGAAAATGTTCACCTTGTCCGCTGGACTGGCTGATCAATTCACTCAAGGTTCCTACACTCAGCACTTTATCAATCCCGGCAAGACAGGCGGCTTCTCCGACCTGACGATGACACGCTGGAGCATCCGCGCCTAATTCCGCCATATCGCCGACCACCATGACTCGATATCCCGGCATTTCAGCCAGCGTCTGCACGGCAGCAATCATCGATCCGACATTGGCGTTATAGCTGTCATCCAGCAGTAATTTCCCGTCCGCCAGCTCAATTGGAAATAATCTTCCTGGTACCGCCTGCAATTGGGCCAAACCGGCCTTAACCGCTTCCGGCGAAGCACCCACCGACATAGCTAATGCCGCGGCCGCCAATGCATTGGCGATATTGTGCTGGCCTGATAAGGGCAACGTTATGGCGATCTGTCCATGCGGACTATGTAACGTGAACGATGTGCACTGACCGCTAACCACAATATCGCTGGCAAAAAAATCGATATCGCCATCGGCCTGCGGCGAAAAGCTCCACACAGTTTTATCCGTTAACAGCGCTTGCCAGTGCGGCCAATCATTACTGTCCGCATTGATAATGGCGATCCCGTGTTCGGACAGACCATTGAAAATCTCACCTTTCGCCTGCGCCACTCCAGCCAAAGAACCAAAACCTTCCAGATGCGCCGCTGCGATGTTATTCACCAGTACACTTTCCGGACGGACCATCTTCGTGGTATAGGCAATCTCACCGATATGGTTGGCCCCCAACTCAATCACCGCAAAATCATGCTGCGGCGTCAGGCGTAACAATGTCAGTGGCACGCCGATATCGTTGTTAAAATTACCGGCGGTATACAGCACGTTGCCACACTGGCGCAGAATCCCGGCGGTCATCTCTTTCACCGACGTTTTTCCCGATGAACCGGTTAATGCCACGACACGGGCACGAGACTGCTGACGAACCCAGGCCGCCAACACGCCTAATGCCAGGCGGGTATCGTTGACAATCAGTTGTGGCACAGAAATATGTAAGCGCTTACTGACTAATAATGCTGCCGCGCCATTATTAACGGCATCGTCGGCATAATCATGAGCATCAAATTTTTCACCCAGTAACGCGACGAACAGGCTGCCAGCTACCAGTTTGCGGGTGTCAGTGGAAACATCGTCGATCATCAGATCTTCACCAACCAGTTCGGCGCCTAGTACCGTGGCCAGTTTCCGCAACGAGACGCTGATCATACGATGACCCCCAACAGACGGGCGACTGTAATGCGATCCGAATAATCCAGCCGCTGATTTCCTACTAGCTGATAATCTTCATGTCCTTTACCCGCTACCAGCACCACGTCGTTTTCCGACGCCTGCATCACTGCACTGGTCACCGCCTCAGCCCGACCGGCAATCACCTGAACACGGCCGGCATCCATCAATCCGCTGAGAATCTCCAGCACAATTTCCTGTGGTTCTTCGCTACGGGGATTGTCGTCCGTCACGATAACCCGATCAGCCAGTTGCTCGGCGATCCCCCCCATAAGTGGGCGCTTACCTTTGTCCCGATCACCGCCACAACCAAATACGCACCATAGTTTCCCTTTGCAGTGTAACCGTGCAGCCTCAAGCGCTTTTTCCAAGGCGTCCGGTGTATGTGCATAATCGACAACAACCGTCGGTTTGCCGTCAATATGAAAAACTTCCATTCTGCCGCACACCGGTTGTAGCGTAGAGCCGGTCTTGATCAATTTGTCTAACGGATACCCCAGCGATAACAGAGTAGCCAACGCGAGTATCAGATTGCTGACATTAAACGCGCCCATCAGTCGGCTGTTGATCGCACCTTGTCCCCAACTGGAGTCAATATGCACGGTGAAACCACTGTCGTGGTAATCAACCCGCGTCGCTTTTAACCAGCGCCCACGGCAACCCGGCACCAGATTGTTTTCCATCGTAACGGCGACCGCATCCGGCAGTTGGCTCAGCCAGCGGCGTCCGACTTCATCATCCGCGTTGATAATCGCCTGACCTACCTGATGGTCGGCAAACAACGACCATTTCGCCGCTTCGTAATGCGCCATATCACC contains the following coding sequences:
- the murF gene encoding UDP-N-acetylmuramoyl-tripeptide--D-alanyl-D-alanine ligase, which codes for MISVSLRKLATVLGAELVGEDLMIDDVSTDTRKLVAGSLFVALLGEKFDAHDYADDAVNNGAAALLVSKRLHISVPQLIVNDTRLALGVLAAWVRQQSRARVVALTGSSGKTSVKEMTAGILRQCGNVLYTAGNFNNDIGVPLTLLRLTPQHDFAVIELGANHIGEIAYTTKMVRPESVLVNNIAAAHLEGFGSLAGVAQAKGEIFNGLSEHGIAIINADSNDWPHWQALLTDKTVWSFSPQADGDIDFFASDIVVSGQCTSFTLHSPHGQIAITLPLSGQHNIANALAAAALAMSVGASPEAVKAGLAQLQAVPGRLFPIELADGKLLLDDSYNANVGSMIAAVQTLAEMPGYRVMVVGDMAELGADAPACHRQVGEAACLAGIDKVLSVGTLSELISQSSGQGEHFHDKPALIVRLLALVTEHKTITILVKGSRSAAMEQVVRALKENATC
- the murE gene encoding UDP-N-acetylmuramoyl-L-alanyl-D-glutamate--2,6-diaminopimelate ligase, yielding MADRNLRDLLAPWVQNAPERALREMTLDSRIAAAGDLFVAIVGHKTDGRHYIPQAIAQGVSAIIAEADANSPDGTWREIHGVPVIYLSSLNQRLSALAGRFYQQPAEKLKLIGVTGTNGKTTTTQLLAQWSQTLGEHSAVMGTVGNGLLGHVVPTENTTGSAVDVQQVLSQLVEQGATLAAMEVSSHGLVQYRVAALPFAAAVFTNLSRDHLDYHGDMAHYEAAKWSLFADHQVGQAIINADDEVGRRWLSQLPDAVAVTMENNLVPGCRGRWLKATRVDYHDSGFTVHIDSSWGQGAINSRLMGAFNVSNLILALATLLSLGYPLDKLIKTGSTLQPVCGRMEVFHIDGKPTVVVDYAHTPDALEKALEAARLHCKGKLWCVFGCGGDRDKGKRPLMGGIAEQLADRVIVTDDNPRSEEPQEIVLEILSGLMDAGRVQVIAGRAEAVTSAVMQASENDVVLVAGKGHEDYQLVGNQRLDYSDRITVARLLGVIV